Proteins from a genomic interval of Hydrogenophaga sp. PAMC20947:
- a CDS encoding inositol monophosphatase family protein: MSSTLHPMLNVAIKAARTAGTIINRAALDVESVRVSVKQTNDFVTEVDQAAEAAIIDTLLTAYPDHAIWAEESGRREGKHGGADHVWIIDPLDGTTNFIHGFPVYCVSIALMVNNRLEQAVVYDPSRNDLFCATRGRGAYLNDRRIRVAKRDALRSTLLSTGFPFRPGDAFQTYLKMLGEIMPKCAGVRRPGSAALDLAYVAAGYSDGFFEMGLSPWDVAAGALLVTEAGGLVGNFTGESNFLEQKECLAANPKIYGQLVGVIGKYSKFASAGDKAAVRQGLNTLSATQAANETETAEAAAKDGKAQEGDDFLPTEHAAPF; encoded by the coding sequence ATGTCGTCCACCCTCCACCCCATGCTCAACGTGGCCATCAAGGCCGCCCGTACCGCCGGTACCATCATCAACCGCGCCGCACTGGACGTGGAGTCGGTTCGTGTATCGGTCAAGCAGACCAACGACTTCGTGACCGAAGTTGATCAGGCCGCTGAAGCGGCCATCATCGACACGTTGCTCACCGCCTACCCCGATCACGCGATCTGGGCCGAAGAATCAGGACGACGCGAAGGCAAACACGGTGGCGCTGATCACGTCTGGATCATCGATCCCCTGGACGGCACCACCAACTTCATTCACGGCTTCCCGGTTTACTGTGTGAGCATCGCGCTCATGGTGAACAACCGCCTGGAACAAGCCGTCGTTTACGACCCCAGCCGCAACGATCTTTTCTGCGCCACCCGTGGCCGTGGTGCGTACCTGAACGACCGCCGCATCCGCGTGGCTAAGCGCGACGCATTGCGCTCCACCCTGCTCTCCACGGGCTTCCCCTTCCGTCCGGGCGACGCCTTCCAGACCTACCTGAAAATGCTGGGCGAGATCATGCCCAAGTGCGCAGGCGTGCGCCGTCCAGGCTCGGCAGCCCTCGATTTGGCCTATGTTGCCGCCGGCTACTCCGATGGTTTCTTTGAAATGGGGCTTTCCCCCTGGGATGTCGCCGCCGGGGCCTTGCTGGTCACCGAGGCCGGTGGCCTGGTGGGCAATTTCACCGGTGAATCCAACTTCCTTGAGCAGAAGGAATGCCTGGCAGCCAATCCAAAAATCTACGGTCAGCTGGTGGGTGTGATCGGCAAATACAGCAAATTCGCCAGCGCAGGCGACAAAGCAGCCGTGCGACAAGGCTTGAACACCTTGTCGGCTACGCAGGCGGCCAATGAAACGGAGACCGCCGAGGCGGCTGCCAAAGACGGCAAAGCCCAAGAGGGCGACGATTTCCTGCCCACCGAGCACGCAGCGCCGTTTTAA
- a CDS encoding RNA methyltransferase — protein sequence MLTRFILIQTSHAGNVGGTARAMKTMGFDDLVLVAPRWANVLRREETIQRASGANDVLAKARIVDTLEEALDGVDHLCATAMTPRDFGPPTLAPREHFSALVPSATAEAPLPGGVAFLFGSERFGMRNEDVYRCHACLSIPTDPQFGSLNLAAAVQLIAYDWREALGGFALPPSTQAKPPADAQALAGMLTHLEQALVAVDFLDPAAPKKLMPRLNQLFNRAAPSEEEIHILRGVAKAMLQAAAAKR from the coding sequence ATGTTGACCCGATTCATACTGATCCAGACCAGCCACGCCGGCAATGTGGGCGGCACAGCACGCGCCATGAAAACCATGGGGTTTGACGACCTGGTGCTGGTAGCGCCTCGCTGGGCCAACGTTTTGCGCCGTGAAGAGACCATTCAGCGCGCCAGCGGCGCCAACGATGTGTTGGCCAAGGCCCGCATTGTGGACACGCTGGAAGAAGCGCTGGACGGCGTCGATCATTTGTGCGCAACAGCCATGACGCCGCGCGACTTTGGTCCTCCAACGCTTGCGCCCCGCGAACATTTTTCCGCCCTGGTGCCTTCTGCGACCGCTGAAGCCCCGCTTCCGGGTGGTGTGGCTTTCCTGTTTGGCTCCGAGCGCTTTGGCATGCGCAACGAAGACGTGTACCGCTGCCACGCCTGCCTCTCGATCCCGACCGATCCCCAGTTTGGCTCGCTCAATCTGGCGGCAGCCGTGCAGTTGATCGCCTACGACTGGCGCGAGGCGCTGGGCGGGTTTGCCCTGCCGCCTTCAACCCAGGCCAAGCCGCCCGCCGATGCACAGGCCTTGGCGGGCATGTTGACGCACCTGGAGCAAGCCTTGGTGGCTGTGGATTTCCTCGACCCTGCGGCGCCCAAGAAGCTGATGCCCCGTTTGAACCAGCTTTTTAACCGGGCTGCACCCAGCGAGGAAGAAATCCACATCCTGCGCGGTGTTGCCAAAGCCATGCTGCAAGCGGCGGCCGCCAAACGATAG
- a CDS encoding ShlB/FhaC/HecB family hemolysin secretion/activation protein codes for MTFNMTTVAIAALFSGAVYAQVVLPPSADPGAIQQRRLDEEQRRLEQERLERVPSDGQVRQVTPAPAPAAPEGGPKFMVRDISFSPASEVFSAEELGALVQNYKGKEATFGELQEMAERINAAYRERGVVTARAIIPPQDISSGTITLQLVEGKLGAINLKGNESTRDSYILSRVQAENGTLVDLPSLQSSLLRFNRTNSAQLRAGLEPGQSFGTTDLVIDVQEPKQHAFRIGLDNLGSDVTGKTRLGLAYANQSLLGWRDTLNLAVMSAEGLKSYSLTYAVPVTTSGGRLSLAHSQDDTKLKNGPFASLDITGASSSTSLTMRQPVYFGERSQFDVMGSVRRRSIENQISGLFLSGTDVDDVQLGVEYQSGDDAGYWLANYMISSGRATTAAVDSRFTVGRAALRRTHFLGTEGWALRGALSLQHTSSESLPASEQMFLGGEGSVRGYSVGAVSGDQGSTLSLELLHPITGRGAGAGGSAFAADGFFFLDAGYVKITQPPESILPRSQTLTSVGWGVNMSLGKHVSANLTLGYALKELAEESQRYKVGLQLTTEF; via the coding sequence ATGACATTCAACATGACAACGGTGGCCATTGCGGCTCTCTTTTCAGGTGCCGTTTATGCACAGGTGGTGCTGCCTCCCAGCGCTGACCCGGGGGCCATTCAGCAGCGCCGGCTGGACGAAGAGCAGCGGCGCCTGGAGCAGGAGCGCCTGGAGCGGGTGCCATCTGATGGACAGGTTCGCCAGGTGACCCCCGCCCCAGCGCCCGCGGCGCCTGAGGGCGGGCCGAAGTTCATGGTTCGGGATATCAGCTTTTCTCCGGCCTCCGAGGTGTTTTCAGCCGAAGAGCTGGGAGCGCTGGTGCAGAACTACAAAGGCAAAGAGGCGACGTTCGGCGAACTGCAAGAAATGGCCGAGCGTATCAATGCCGCGTACCGTGAAAGAGGCGTGGTGACCGCGCGCGCCATCATTCCGCCCCAGGACATTTCCAGCGGGACCATCACGCTGCAACTGGTCGAGGGAAAGCTCGGGGCCATCAATCTGAAGGGCAACGAATCGACCCGTGACAGTTACATCTTGAGCAGGGTTCAGGCGGAGAACGGGACGCTGGTGGATCTGCCGTCGCTGCAATCCAGTTTGCTCCGGTTCAACCGGACGAACTCGGCCCAATTGCGTGCCGGTCTTGAGCCCGGACAATCGTTTGGAACCACCGATCTGGTCATTGACGTGCAAGAGCCCAAGCAACACGCTTTTCGCATCGGTCTCGATAATCTGGGCAGCGATGTCACGGGCAAAACGCGCCTGGGCCTGGCCTATGCCAACCAGAGCTTGCTGGGGTGGCGCGATACTTTGAACCTGGCGGTTATGTCGGCCGAGGGACTGAAGAGTTATTCACTCACCTACGCCGTGCCCGTGACCACCTCGGGAGGGCGGCTCAGTCTGGCCCACAGCCAGGACGACACCAAGCTCAAGAACGGACCGTTCGCCTCGCTGGACATCACCGGTGCGTCGTCTTCCACTTCGCTGACCATGCGCCAGCCGGTGTATTTTGGGGAACGCTCGCAGTTCGATGTAATGGGGAGTGTGCGGCGCAGGAGTATCGAGAACCAGATCAGTGGCCTGTTTCTGTCGGGTACAGACGTTGATGACGTGCAACTTGGCGTTGAATACCAGTCTGGAGATGACGCCGGCTACTGGTTGGCCAACTACATGATCTCCAGTGGTCGTGCGACCACGGCAGCGGTGGACAGCCGCTTCACGGTGGGGCGGGCTGCTTTGCGCCGCACGCATTTCCTGGGTACTGAAGGATGGGCTTTGCGCGGCGCACTGTCTTTGCAGCACACCAGCAGCGAATCGCTGCCGGCCAGTGAGCAAATGTTCCTGGGCGGTGAAGGCAGTGTCCGAGGTTATTCGGTTGGCGCTGTGTCAGGCGACCAAGGGTCCACGCTCTCCCTCGAGCTGTTGCATCCGATCACGGGTCGCGGCGCAGGCGCCGGGGGCAGTGCTTTTGCTGCCGACGGGTTCTTTTTCCTTGACGCGGGTTATGTGAAGATCACGCAACCACCAGAGTCGATTCTCCCAAGATCTCAGACGCTGACTTCGGTGGGGTGGGGGGTCAACATGAGCCTCGGCAAACATGTGTCGGCGAACCTGACATTGGGCTATGCCCTGAAAGAGCTGGCCGAGGAGTCTCAGCGCTACAAGGTTGGCCTGCAGCTGACGACGGAGTTTTAA
- a CDS encoding PAS domain-containing protein, translating to MVHPALSEGRNVSDTQQTSGAEPRHALPFEAVFHHSPVPSCLVRVADARVVAVNAAWERATGMLTPQVVGSKAHDVFPKDSAWDAMWLDTGRQLASAVAALPGIQTAKPLQVDVATIDGPQGLMRLLVIQGQRTPEGGTPHVAPEEATVSPQSTLALRQQVELHAEIEKLARVGHWTNAHSDQEVIWSPGLYAVAGMEPRTVISRQDGRSGLHPDDKARWLAGRAALDGSEMEYRWYRPDGELRWLRSRMGRTVVAGQAQVDFGVVQDITEERIAKDALARQRDFLRNIADRIPGVLYQARRAPDGTPSVSYLSGLANEVFELNPSEVIANQRLFFAHIHPEDLPGVLAAMDRSARALSTLQVSFRANLPKRGLRWIQVEASTAIEADGSVVWSGFLTDATDRLLATRAMERQHRMLQAVRQSQAVFIEVDDKRKAFEALLASLLNVTESAFGFIGEVLYDAQDQPFLRMQAISNIAWDEDSRRVFDGNGERPIEFHNLETLFGHALRSGEPVISNEPLIDERSGGLPPGHPPLGNFLAVPVALNGRLVAMVGLVNRAGGFDTAEVEFLQPLLGTVRELVMASRAHSERRRARLQFQATSALLSEKSAALQVTFDSINQGLIMVDAAGRVRFFNQRVLELLDLPESLYASQPLHADISQFQMDRGDFGPELSLLPPELQPHAMREEPTPPSRYIRKTLQGTVLEVLTRQLPDGGFVRTYTDVTSYFDTQEALREERQRLQWVLEATRPGIWEFNVETQVTQFSERWASMLGYTLSELQPTTVETWRDLVHPDDLPRAWNRVERHLKGELLFYECDLRMRHKNGQWLWVNDRGRVHRRDADGKALYMSGTLLDIHDRVTAQEEVHSLNTSLERRVAERTAQLERSMNDMEAISYSIAHDLRAPLRSVNGFAALISEEEGERLSASGRDMFERIGRSSRNMGQMITDMLEMLRVVRVDLDAVPVDVGKLALSVKEALAPGYPQAQIDVGLLPLVMGDSTLLRQVLVNLMDNALKYSRHQPQPQLTVGFDARQQAFYLSDNGMGFDMARAGKLFGLFQRLHAGSDVPGTGVGLAIVARIVERHGGRIWAEAAPGQGATFWWTLPLA from the coding sequence ATGGTTCATCCTGCCCTATCCGAAGGCCGAAATGTCTCCGACACCCAGCAAACGTCGGGGGCCGAGCCACGCCACGCATTGCCGTTTGAAGCGGTGTTTCACCACTCCCCCGTGCCCAGTTGCCTGGTCAGGGTAGCCGATGCCCGGGTTGTGGCGGTCAATGCGGCTTGGGAGCGTGCAACGGGCATGCTCACGCCTCAGGTGGTGGGGTCCAAAGCCCACGATGTGTTCCCCAAAGACAGCGCCTGGGATGCCATGTGGCTGGACACTGGCCGCCAGCTGGCGTCTGCGGTTGCAGCATTGCCGGGTATTCAAACAGCGAAGCCGTTGCAAGTGGATGTGGCCACCATCGATGGGCCCCAGGGCCTCATGCGGTTGTTGGTGATTCAAGGGCAGCGAACACCCGAGGGCGGGACGCCTCACGTGGCCCCAGAAGAGGCGACTGTGTCTCCGCAGTCCACTCTCGCGTTGAGGCAACAGGTGGAGTTGCACGCGGAGATTGAGAAGCTGGCCCGTGTTGGCCACTGGACCAATGCGCACAGCGATCAGGAGGTGATCTGGTCCCCGGGGCTGTACGCCGTTGCCGGGATGGAGCCTCGCACGGTCATTTCACGGCAGGACGGGCGCTCTGGCCTTCATCCGGACGACAAGGCCCGGTGGCTCGCGGGGCGTGCGGCGCTGGACGGGAGCGAGATGGAGTACCGCTGGTACCGCCCCGATGGCGAGCTGCGCTGGCTTCGTTCCCGCATGGGGCGCACAGTGGTGGCGGGGCAGGCGCAGGTGGACTTTGGTGTGGTCCAGGACATCACGGAGGAGCGCATCGCCAAAGACGCCCTGGCGCGCCAGCGCGATTTCCTCCGCAACATTGCTGACCGCATACCGGGCGTGTTGTACCAGGCGCGCCGTGCGCCCGATGGCACACCCTCAGTTTCCTATTTGAGCGGGCTCGCCAACGAGGTCTTTGAGCTGAATCCCTCTGAAGTGATCGCCAATCAGCGCCTGTTTTTTGCCCATATTCACCCGGAGGATCTGCCCGGTGTGCTGGCCGCCATGGACCGTTCAGCGCGCGCGCTGTCCACCTTGCAAGTCTCGTTTCGAGCCAACTTGCCCAAGAGGGGACTCCGGTGGATACAGGTGGAGGCCAGTACCGCGATCGAGGCGGACGGTTCGGTGGTCTGGTCTGGCTTTCTGACCGATGCAACCGATCGGCTGCTGGCCACCAGGGCCATGGAACGCCAGCACCGCATGTTGCAGGCGGTGCGGCAATCGCAGGCGGTCTTCATTGAGGTTGATGACAAGCGCAAAGCGTTTGAGGCCTTGCTGGCTTCGCTGTTGAATGTCACCGAAAGCGCGTTTGGTTTCATTGGAGAGGTGTTGTACGACGCGCAAGACCAACCGTTTCTGCGCATGCAGGCCATCTCCAACATTGCCTGGGACGAAGATTCACGCCGGGTATTCGATGGCAACGGTGAACGGCCCATTGAATTTCACAACCTCGAGACCCTGTTTGGACATGCGTTGCGCAGCGGTGAGCCCGTCATCAGCAACGAGCCGTTGATCGATGAGCGGAGCGGTGGCCTGCCGCCGGGGCATCCACCGCTGGGCAATTTCCTGGCGGTGCCCGTGGCATTGAACGGGCGCCTGGTGGCGATGGTCGGCCTGGTCAACCGCGCGGGCGGGTTTGATACCGCAGAGGTGGAGTTTCTCCAGCCCTTGCTGGGCACGGTGCGCGAGCTGGTCATGGCCTCCAGGGCACACAGCGAGCGGCGCCGAGCCCGCTTGCAGTTCCAGGCCACCAGCGCATTGTTGAGCGAGAAGAGCGCGGCCTTGCAAGTCACGTTTGACAGCATCAACCAGGGGCTGATCATGGTGGATGCTGCGGGTCGCGTCCGCTTCTTCAATCAGCGCGTGCTGGAGCTGCTGGATTTGCCAGAGTCTCTGTACGCGAGCCAACCGCTGCACGCCGATATATCCCAGTTCCAGATGGATCGCGGGGACTTTGGCCCTGAGCTGTCCCTGCTCCCGCCAGAGCTTCAGCCCCACGCGATGCGCGAAGAGCCGACCCCCCCTTCCCGGTATATCCGCAAGACGCTGCAGGGAACGGTGCTGGAAGTGCTCACGCGCCAGCTGCCCGACGGTGGCTTTGTGCGCACCTACACCGATGTGACTTCTTACTTTGATACCCAGGAGGCTTTGCGCGAGGAGCGGCAGCGTTTGCAGTGGGTGCTGGAAGCAACCCGACCGGGTATCTGGGAATTCAATGTAGAAACCCAGGTGACTCAATTCAGCGAGCGCTGGGCGAGCATGTTGGGCTACACCTTGAGTGAGTTGCAACCCACCACAGTTGAAACTTGGCGAGACCTGGTTCATCCGGACGATTTGCCCCGGGCCTGGAACAGGGTGGAGCGCCATCTCAAGGGCGAGCTGCTTTTTTATGAGTGTGACTTGCGCATGCGCCACAAAAATGGGCAGTGGCTGTGGGTGAACGACCGGGGGCGCGTGCACCGCAGAGACGCCGACGGCAAAGCACTGTACATGTCGGGCACCTTGCTGGACATCCACGATCGGGTGACTGCGCAGGAGGAGGTGCACTCGCTCAACACCAGTCTGGAACGGCGGGTGGCCGAGCGCACGGCACAGCTGGAGCGCTCGATGAACGACATGGAGGCCATCTCCTATTCCATCGCCCACGATCTGCGGGCACCCCTGCGTTCTGTGAACGGGTTTGCTGCGCTGATTTCCGAAGAAGAGGGCGAGCGGCTGAGTGCGAGTGGGCGCGACATGTTCGAGCGCATCGGCCGTTCATCGCGCAACATGGGGCAGATGATCACCGACATGCTGGAAATGTTGCGTGTGGTCCGGGTCGACCTGGATGCCGTGCCTGTGGATGTGGGCAAGCTGGCTTTGTCGGTGAAGGAGGCGCTTGCGCCGGGCTATCCTCAGGCTCAGATCGACGTTGGCCTGTTGCCCCTGGTCATGGGGGACTCGACGCTGCTGCGCCAGGTGCTCGTCAACCTGATGGACAACGCGCTCAAGTACTCAAGGCACCAGCCACAGCCCCAGCTGACCGTGGGCTTTGATGCACGGCAGCAAGCCTTCTACTTGAGTGACAACGGCATGGGCTTTGACATGGCTCGGGCAGGCAAACTGTTTGGCTTGTTTCAGCGATTGCACGCTGGCTCCGATGTGCCGGGAACCGGCGTCGGGCTGGCCATCGTGGCCCGCATCGTGGAGCGGCATGGGGGCCGTATCTGGGCTGAAGCGGCTCCGGGCCAGGGCGCTACGTTTTGGTGGACGTTGCCCCTGGCGTGA